One genomic region from Croceicoccus sp. YJ47 encodes:
- a CDS encoding RNA methyltransferase — MTDPVIVLVRPQLGENIGKAARAMLNFGLVEMRLVAPRDGWPNPSAGPAAAGADVVLERARVFDTVADAVADCEHVHATTVRKRGVTKPVLTPGAAADAMIRDEGRHAILFGPERSGLETDDVALARNIVTVPINPEFGSLNLAQAVILLSYEWSKAAGRERPLAQPTQEDTLPPAPQVELEGMIGQLETMLEPKGYFLPPSRAIATRRTLRTMLTKPGWNTLEVRAMRGVLSALARTPRD; from the coding sequence ATGACCGACCCGGTCATCGTGCTCGTGCGTCCGCAGCTGGGCGAAAACATCGGGAAGGCGGCCCGTGCGATGCTCAATTTCGGGCTGGTCGAGATGCGGCTCGTCGCGCCGCGCGACGGATGGCCAAATCCTTCGGCCGGGCCGGCGGCGGCGGGTGCGGATGTCGTGCTCGAACGCGCGCGCGTGTTCGATACCGTGGCCGACGCGGTGGCCGATTGCGAACATGTCCACGCAACGACGGTGCGAAAGCGCGGCGTGACGAAGCCCGTGCTCACCCCGGGAGCGGCAGCGGACGCGATGATCCGCGACGAGGGCCGCCATGCGATCCTGTTCGGGCCGGAGCGGTCGGGTCTCGAAACCGATGACGTCGCGCTTGCCCGCAATATCGTGACGGTGCCGATCAATCCCGAGTTCGGCTCGCTGAACCTTGCGCAGGCGGTGATCCTGTTGTCCTACGAATGGTCGAAGGCCGCGGGGCGCGAACGCCCGCTCGCCCAACCGACGCAGGAAGACACCCTGCCCCCGGCCCCGCAGGTCGAGCTTGAGGGGATGATCGGACAGCTTGAAACCATGCTGGAGCCGAAGGGCTATTTCCTGCCGCCGAGCCGGGCGATCGCGACGCGCCGCACCTTGCGCACGATGCTGACCAAGCCTGGCTGGAATACGCTGGAGGTGCGGGCGATGCGCGGGGTGCTTTCGGCGCTGGCGCGAACCCCGCGCGACTGA
- the nrdR gene encoding transcriptional regulator NrdR, with amino-acid sequence MRCPFCANDNSQVKDSRPTEDNTAIRRRRQCEGCGARFTTFERIQLREITVVKSGDRREAFDRAKIEHAVSLACRKRDIAQERIDQLVSGVQRQVETRGEAEIDAAAIGEMVMEGLRQLDPVAYIRFASVYRDFSEARDFEQFASAVTGAAAEP; translated from the coding sequence TTGCGCTGCCCATTTTGCGCCAACGATAACAGCCAGGTAAAGGACAGCCGCCCGACCGAGGATAACACCGCGATCCGGCGGCGGCGCCAATGCGAAGGCTGCGGCGCCCGCTTTACCACATTCGAACGCATCCAGCTTCGCGAGATCACCGTGGTCAAAAGCGGCGATCGGCGCGAGGCGTTCGACCGGGCGAAGATCGAGCATGCCGTATCGCTCGCCTGTCGCAAGCGCGACATCGCGCAGGAACGCATCGATCAGCTCGTGTCCGGCGTACAGCGCCAGGTGGAAACCCGCGGCGAGGCGGAAATCGACGCCGCGGCCATCGGCGAAATGGTGATGGAAGGCCTCCGTCAGCTCGACCCGGTCGCCTATATCCGTTTCGCCAGCGTCTATCGCGATTTCAGCGAGGCCCGCGATTTCGAACAATTCGCCAGTGCGGTGACCGGCGCGGCGGCAGAGCCATGA
- the rpsD gene encoding 30S ribosomal protein S4, with amino-acid sequence MSKRKSAKHKLDRRMGENIWGRPNSPVNKRSYGPGQHGQRRKSKVSDFGLQLRAKQKLKGYYGDVTEKQFKSTYQEASRIKGDTGQNLIGLLEQRLDMIVYRAKFAPTIFAARQIVNHGHIKVNGVKCNIPSRRCFVGDVISLGDKAKEMALVIEAQSLPEREIPDYVSVDGDDKVTFTRVPTLDEVPYPVKMEPNLVVEFYSR; translated from the coding sequence ATGTCGAAGCGCAAGAGCGCCAAGCATAAGCTCGATCGCCGGATGGGCGAAAACATCTGGGGTCGTCCCAATTCCCCGGTGAACAAGCGTTCCTACGGCCCCGGTCAGCACGGCCAGCGCCGCAAGAGCAAGGTCAGCGATTTCGGCCTGCAGCTCCGCGCGAAGCAGAAGCTCAAGGGCTATTACGGCGACGTCACGGAAAAGCAGTTCAAGAGCACCTATCAGGAAGCCTCGCGGATCAAGGGCGATACCGGCCAGAACCTGATCGGCCTGCTCGAGCAGCGTCTCGACATGATCGTCTATCGCGCGAAATTCGCGCCGACGATCTTCGCCGCGCGTCAGATCGTCAACCACGGCCACATCAAGGTCAATGGCGTGAAGTGCAACATTCCCTCGCGCCGCTGCTTCGTCGGCGACGTGATCTCGCTCGGCGACAAGGCGAAGGAAATGGCGCTCGTCATCGAGGCGCAGAGCCTGCCCGAGCGTGAAATTCCCGATTACGTGTCGGTCGACGGCGACGACAAGGTGACCTTCACCCGCGTGCCGACCCTCGACGAGGTGCCCTATCCGGTGAAGATGGAGCCCAATCTGGTGGTCGAGTTCTACTCGCGCTGA
- a CDS encoding alpha-ketoglutarate-dependent dioxygenase AlkB produces MPVQPDLFAADTPPAAPPGLTLAEPAIDADWERRLAQHIDDSGLEPFRFQQWTGKRLTRSFGWHYDFTGGGLRRGEAMPDWLLRLRDTVAASFGEEPGAFEQALVIRYDPGAGIGWHRDRPQFGRVMGLSLGAAAEMRLRLRRRDGGFERLSVPLDPRAAYRLDGEARRDWEHSILPMEATRWSVTFRSLAGDAGRDGAFQRG; encoded by the coding sequence ATGCCCGTTCAGCCCGACCTTTTCGCCGCCGATACGCCGCCCGCCGCGCCGCCCGGCCTGACCCTCGCCGAACCGGCGATCGACGCGGATTGGGAACGCCGGTTGGCGCAGCATATCGACGACAGCGGCTTGGAACCCTTTCGCTTTCAGCAATGGACGGGAAAGCGGCTGACCCGCTCGTTCGGGTGGCATTACGATTTCACCGGCGGCGGCTTGCGGCGCGGCGAGGCGATGCCGGACTGGCTGCTGCGGTTGCGCGACACGGTGGCCGCCTCGTTCGGCGAGGAACCCGGCGCGTTCGAACAGGCGCTCGTCATCCGCTACGATCCGGGCGCGGGGATCGGATGGCATCGCGACCGGCCGCAATTCGGGCGCGTGATGGGGCTTTCGCTTGGCGCGGCGGCGGAAATGCGGCTGCGTCTGCGGCGCCGGGATGGCGGATTCGAACGGCTCAGCGTGCCGCTCGATCCGCGTGCGGCCTACCGGCTCGACGGAGAAGCGCGGCGCGATTGGGAGCATTCGATCCTCCCCATGGAGGCGACGCGCTGGTCCGTGACGTTCCGTTCGCTGGCGGGCGACGCCGGGCGTGACGGGGCGTTTCAACGCGGCTAA
- a CDS encoding TSUP family transporter, which yields MELELWVIAALALVAVLTGFIDSIAGGGGLITVPALLFAGLPPQLALGTNKTQSIFATTMAFRNYTKAGLVDWRNEKWLALLAFAGAAFGAFMVQRISPAVLQLIVPLFLMAVALYVLLSPRMDDVPSQERLSRRGYAPVATGIGFYDGFFGPGTGSFFAASQVGLRGEGLTRATANAKLFNMMTNLASVLLFAFGGKIIWAVGLSMAMGSMTGSWIGSRFAVKHGAKLIRPLLVIISIALTARLLWDWFAG from the coding sequence ATGGAACTCGAACTCTGGGTCATTGCGGCCCTCGCCCTTGTTGCGGTGCTCACCGGCTTTATCGACTCGATCGCGGGCGGCGGCGGGCTCATTACCGTGCCCGCGCTCCTCTTCGCGGGCCTGCCGCCGCAACTCGCGCTCGGCACGAACAAGACGCAGTCGATCTTTGCCACCACCATGGCGTTTCGCAATTATACGAAGGCCGGCCTCGTCGACTGGCGGAACGAAAAATGGCTGGCGCTGCTGGCGTTTGCCGGCGCGGCGTTCGGCGCCTTCATGGTGCAGCGGATTTCACCCGCGGTGCTGCAACTCATCGTGCCGCTGTTCCTGATGGCGGTCGCGCTTTACGTGCTGCTTTCGCCGCGCATGGACGACGTTCCCTCGCAGGAGCGCCTGTCGCGGCGGGGATATGCCCCGGTGGCGACGGGGATCGGGTTCTACGACGGGTTCTTCGGGCCGGGAACGGGAAGTTTCTTTGCCGCATCGCAGGTCGGGCTGCGCGGTGAAGGGCTGACGCGGGCGACGGCCAATGCGAAGCTTTTCAACATGATGACCAATCTGGCCAGCGTGCTGCTGTTCGCGTTCGGGGGCAAGATCATCTGGGCCGTGGGGTTGAGCATGGCGATGGGCTCGATGACCGGCTCGTGGATCGGTTCGCGCTTTGCGGTCAAGCACGGGGCGAAGCTGATCCGGCCGTTGCTCGTCATCATCAGCATTGCGCTGACGGCGCGGCTCCTATGGGACTGGTTCGCGGGCTGA
- a CDS encoding chorismate mutase → MTDTTLPASQCTTMEEVRAGVDETDRRIVALLADRFAYMRAASRIKPTRDAVRDEPRKRAVIDAAVAEAKNHELPADFVARMWEDMVETSIAYEMRHWDARRGG, encoded by the coding sequence ATGACCGATACGACATTGCCCGCCAGCCAGTGCACCACCATGGAAGAGGTGCGCGCCGGCGTTGACGAAACCGACCGCCGCATCGTCGCGCTGCTCGCGGACCGTTTCGCCTACATGCGCGCGGCCTCCCGGATCAAGCCGACGCGCGACGCCGTGCGCGACGAACCGCGCAAGCGTGCGGTGATCGACGCCGCCGTGGCCGAGGCAAAGAACCATGAGCTTCCCGCCGATTTCGTCGCCCGCATGTGGGAGGACATGGTCGAAACGTCGATCGCGTATGAAATGCGGCACTGGGACGCGCGCCGCGGCGGGTAG
- the tgt gene encoding tRNA guanosine(34) transglycosylase Tgt codes for MTRFSFSIDARDGQARTGAITMQRGTIRTPAFMPVGTAATVKAMKVEDVRATGAGIILGNTYHLMLRPGAERVARLGGLHAFMGWDRPILTDSGGYQVMSLSDLRKITEEGVTFKSHLDGSKHALTPERSMEIQRLLGSDIVMAFDECPRADQSRDVIAASMEMSMRWARRSRKGFDAGGEHAQRAALFGIQQGALDQDLRRISAEKLTEIGFDGYAIGGLAVGEGQEAMFATLDFAPGQLPDDRPRYLMGVGKPDDLVGAVERGVDMFDCVLPSRSGRNGQAFTWTGPINIRNARFAEDTDPVDPRCSCATCGKYTRAYLHHLVRSGEILGAMLMTEHNLSFYQQLMQAMREAIGAGRFAQFAAQFRSDYLRT; via the coding sequence ATGACCCGATTTTCGTTCTCCATCGACGCCCGCGACGGGCAGGCGCGCACCGGCGCCATCACCATGCAGCGCGGCACGATCCGCACGCCCGCCTTCATGCCCGTCGGCACCGCCGCCACGGTCAAGGCGATGAAGGTGGAGGACGTGCGCGCAACGGGCGCGGGCATCATCCTCGGCAATACCTATCACCTGATGCTCCGGCCCGGTGCGGAGCGCGTGGCCCGGCTCGGCGGGTTGCATGCGTTCATGGGGTGGGACCGCCCGATCCTGACCGATAGCGGCGGTTATCAGGTGATGAGCCTCTCGGACCTGCGCAAGATCACCGAGGAAGGGGTTACCTTCAAAAGCCACCTCGACGGTTCGAAGCACGCGCTGACCCCGGAACGGTCGATGGAGATACAGCGCCTGCTTGGCTCCGACATTGTCATGGCGTTCGACGAATGCCCCCGCGCGGATCAGTCGCGCGATGTCATCGCGGCCTCGATGGAAATGTCAATGCGCTGGGCCAGACGCAGCCGCAAGGGCTTCGACGCGGGGGGCGAGCACGCCCAACGTGCCGCGCTGTTCGGCATACAGCAGGGCGCGCTTGACCAGGATCTGCGCCGGATTTCAGCCGAAAAACTGACCGAGATCGGCTTTGACGGCTATGCCATCGGCGGCCTTGCGGTGGGTGAGGGGCAGGAGGCGATGTTCGCCACGCTCGATTTCGCGCCGGGCCAATTGCCGGATGACCGGCCCCGCTATCTCATGGGGGTGGGCAAGCCGGACGATCTGGTCGGCGCGGTGGAGCGCGGCGTCGACATGTTCGATTGCGTGCTGCCGTCGCGATCGGGCCGCAATGGGCAGGCTTTCACCTGGACCGGGCCGATCAATATTCGCAATGCACGTTTTGCCGAGGATACGGACCCGGTCGATCCGCGCTGCTCCTGCGCGACCTGCGGCAAATATACGCGGGCGTATCTGCACCATCTCGTCCGTTCCGGAGAGATTTTGGGTGCGATGCTGATGACGGAACATAATCTGTCGTTTTATCAGCAATTGATGCAGGCGATGCGCGAGGCGATCGGTGCGGGACGTTTCGCGCAATTCGCGGCGCAATTCCGGAGCGATTACCTGCGGACATAG